The following are encoded together in the Raineyella sp. LH-20 genome:
- the rfbB gene encoding dTDP-glucose 4,6-dehydratase: MARYLVTGGAGFIGSNFVRQVVATTDHDVTVLDALTYAGNRDSLTGLPPARVRFVQGDVADAELVDGLVADSDVVVHFAAESHNDNSLRDPSPFIRTNLVGTFTLLEACRRHDVRLHHVSTDEVYGDLALDDPAKFTPETAYRPSSPYSASKAGSDHLVRAWVRSFGVAATLSNCSNNYGPYQHVEKFIPRQITNLLDGGRPKLYGAGLNVRDWIHVDDHNAAVLAIIERGRIGETYLIGADGEKDNKTVIETILRLMGHPADAYDHVADRSGHDLRYAIDASKLREELGWRPRYRDFEAGLAATIDWYRAHEEWWRPQKAAVEAAYAARGQ; this comes from the coding sequence ATGGCGAGGTATCTGGTGACGGGGGGCGCGGGGTTCATCGGTTCGAACTTCGTGCGCCAGGTGGTGGCGACGACGGATCACGACGTGACGGTGCTGGACGCGTTGACGTACGCGGGCAATCGTGACTCGTTGACCGGTCTGCCGCCCGCCCGGGTGAGGTTCGTCCAGGGCGATGTCGCCGACGCCGAGCTGGTGGACGGGCTGGTGGCGGACTCGGACGTGGTGGTCCATTTCGCCGCGGAGTCGCACAACGACAACTCGCTGCGGGATCCGTCGCCGTTCATCCGGACCAACCTGGTGGGCACGTTCACTCTGCTGGAGGCGTGCCGACGCCACGACGTACGCCTGCATCACGTGTCGACCGACGAGGTGTACGGCGACCTGGCGCTGGATGATCCGGCGAAGTTCACTCCGGAGACCGCGTACCGCCCGTCCAGCCCGTACTCGGCGTCGAAGGCCGGTTCGGACCATCTGGTCCGGGCCTGGGTGCGGTCGTTCGGGGTGGCGGCGACGCTGAGCAATTGCTCGAACAACTACGGGCCCTACCAGCATGTGGAGAAGTTCATTCCGCGTCAGATCACCAACCTGCTCGACGGTGGCCGGCCGAAGCTCTACGGGGCCGGACTGAACGTTCGTGACTGGATCCATGTCGACGATCACAACGCGGCGGTGCTGGCGATCATCGAGCGTGGTCGGATCGGCGAGACCTACTTGATCGGCGCCGACGGGGAGAAGGACAACAAGACGGTCATCGAGACGATCCTGCGGCTGATGGGGCACCCGGCCGACGCGTACGACCACGTCGCCGACCGTTCCGGTCACGACCTGCGGTATGCGATCGACGCGAGCAAGCTGCGCGAGGAGCTCGGCTGGCGGCCGCGGTATCGCGACTTCGAGGCCGGGCTGGCCGCGACGATCGACTGGTACCGCGCGCACGAGGAGTGGTGGCGGCCGCAGAAGGCTGCGGTCGAGGCCGCGTACGCCGCCCGCGGGCAGTGA
- a CDS encoding glycosyltransferase family 1 protein, whose amino-acid sequence MPRLSIATLATEAPMGAQVYQEEIASRAAAALDALAPDWAVERLIARSLRSPLAGNRRLPMGWLTHASPAARRALGRVVYRPDAVVHRMNLELPPPPGPDVITLHDVVAWKYSDESAPVAAAAEEARRADAVICVSRFTAQEAVELLGIRDPYVVHNGVDPRFFDPTPLDRTTLATLGVSGSYVLTAGGASRRKNLEGLAAAWPAVHSARPDLTLVLSGPDHPRRTALFGHLTGVRSVGRVAAELVPGLMAAASAVVVPSLYEGFGLPALEGMAAGVPVVAARTSSLPEVVGDSGVLVDPTPDELAAGILWATSDDPAIAALVAAGRRRSRRFTWEASAAGHAEVWAAVSR is encoded by the coding sequence GTGCCGCGTCTGAGCATCGCCACCCTTGCCACCGAGGCGCCGATGGGGGCGCAGGTCTATCAGGAGGAGATCGCTTCCCGGGCCGCCGCCGCGCTGGACGCGCTGGCGCCGGACTGGGCCGTGGAGCGTCTGATCGCCCGCTCGCTGCGCTCGCCGCTGGCCGGCAACCGTCGACTGCCGATGGGTTGGCTCACCCACGCGTCCCCGGCCGCCCGCCGGGCCCTCGGCAGGGTCGTCTACCGGCCGGACGCCGTGGTGCACCGGATGAACCTCGAGTTGCCGCCGCCTCCCGGACCGGACGTGATCACCCTGCACGACGTCGTCGCCTGGAAGTACTCCGACGAGTCCGCGCCGGTCGCCGCGGCGGCCGAGGAGGCGCGGCGGGCGGACGCGGTGATCTGCGTGTCGCGGTTCACTGCCCAGGAAGCGGTCGAACTGCTCGGCATCCGCGACCCGTACGTCGTCCACAACGGCGTCGATCCGCGGTTCTTCGACCCGACGCCGCTCGACCGTACGACCCTCGCGACGCTCGGTGTGAGCGGGTCGTACGTGCTGACCGCCGGCGGCGCGTCGCGGCGGAAGAACCTGGAGGGACTGGCCGCGGCCTGGCCGGCGGTGCACAGCGCGCGTCCCGACCTCACCCTGGTGCTGTCCGGGCCGGACCATCCGCGACGTACCGCACTCTTCGGGCACCTGACGGGGGTCCGGTCGGTCGGCCGGGTGGCGGCCGAGCTGGTGCCGGGCCTGATGGCCGCGGCGTCCGCGGTGGTGGTGCCGTCGCTGTACGAGGGCTTCGGGCTGCCGGCACTGGAAGGGATGGCGGCCGGGGTCCCGGTGGTCGCCGCCCGCACGAGTTCCCTCCCCGAGGTGGTCGGAGACAGCGGCGTGCTGGTCGATCCCACGCCGGACGAACTCGCCGCGGGGATCCTCTGGGCGACCAGCGACGATCCGGCGATCGCAGCGCTGGTCGCGGCGGGCCGCCGGCGGTCGCGCAGGTTCACCTGGGAGGCGAGCGCCGCAGGACACGCTGAGGTGTGGGCCGCGGTGTCGCGCTGA
- a CDS encoding bifunctional dTDP-4-dehydrorhamnose 3,5-epimerase family protein/NAD(P)-dependent oxidoreductase has protein sequence MGELGVHATAIPGLLVIDLQVHGDARGWFKENWQREKMTALGLPDFGPVQNNVSFNPQVGVTRGIHAEPWDKLVSVATGRAFGAWVDLREGPSFGAVATVELGPETAVFVPRGVANSYQTLEPATAYSYLVNDHWSPQARASYTYVNLADPQLAIAWPIPLAECEISDADRRHPLLADVVAMPPRRTLILGANGQLGRALAAVLPTAEAWGRDRFDVTDPAAYDAVRWQDYDTIINAAAYTKVDVAETPQGRRDAWAANVTAVGRLARIATEHRLTLVHVSSDYVFDGTAELHDETEAPSPLGVYGQTKAAGDALVATVPRHYLVRTSWVIGDGPNFVATMAGLAGRGISPTVVDDQYGRLTFTDELARGIAHLLATRPTYGTYNLTGDGPVQSWADIAAEVYALCGRDRADVTPVSTATYTAGRQTAPRPEHSALSLERIGATGFAPRPAEESLRSYLAGWAGLE, from the coding sequence ATGGGGGAGTTGGGCGTCCACGCGACGGCGATCCCGGGACTGCTGGTGATCGACCTGCAGGTGCATGGGGATGCCCGCGGCTGGTTCAAGGAGAACTGGCAGCGGGAGAAGATGACGGCGCTGGGCCTGCCGGACTTCGGGCCGGTGCAGAACAACGTGTCGTTCAATCCGCAGGTCGGGGTGACCCGCGGGATCCACGCCGAACCGTGGGACAAGCTGGTCTCGGTGGCCACCGGGCGGGCCTTCGGGGCGTGGGTCGACCTGCGCGAGGGCCCCTCCTTCGGGGCGGTGGCGACCGTCGAGTTGGGGCCGGAGACCGCGGTGTTCGTGCCGCGCGGGGTGGCCAACTCCTACCAGACCCTGGAGCCGGCCACCGCCTACTCCTACCTCGTCAACGACCACTGGAGCCCGCAGGCCCGCGCCTCGTACACGTACGTCAACCTGGCCGATCCACAGCTGGCGATCGCGTGGCCGATCCCGCTGGCCGAGTGCGAGATCTCCGACGCCGACCGGCGGCATCCGCTGCTGGCCGACGTGGTGGCGATGCCGCCGCGACGCACGCTGATCCTCGGTGCGAACGGCCAGCTCGGCCGGGCGCTGGCCGCGGTGCTGCCGACCGCCGAGGCGTGGGGGCGGGACCGGTTCGACGTCACCGACCCGGCGGCGTACGACGCGGTCCGCTGGCAGGACTACGACACGATCATCAACGCCGCCGCCTACACCAAGGTCGACGTCGCCGAGACGCCGCAAGGGCGTCGCGACGCCTGGGCCGCCAACGTCACCGCGGTCGGACGGCTGGCCCGGATCGCCACCGAGCACCGGCTGACGCTGGTGCACGTCTCGTCGGACTACGTCTTCGACGGCACCGCCGAGCTGCATGACGAGACCGAGGCGCCGAGCCCGCTCGGGGTGTACGGGCAGACCAAGGCCGCCGGTGACGCGCTGGTGGCGACCGTGCCGCGGCACTACCTCGTGCGGACCAGCTGGGTGATCGGCGACGGGCCCAACTTCGTCGCGACGATGGCCGGGTTGGCCGGCCGGGGGATCAGCCCGACGGTGGTCGACGACCAGTACGGCCGACTCACCTTCACCGATGAACTGGCCCGCGGCATCGCCCACCTGCTGGCCACCCGGCCGACGTACGGCACCTACAACCTCACCGGCGACGGGCCGGTGCAGTCCTGGGCCGACATCGCCGCCGAGGTGTACGCGCTGTGCGGCCGGGACCGGGCCGACGTCACCCCGGTCAGCACCGCCACCTACACCGCCGGCCGGCAGACGGCGCCCCGGCCGGAGCACAGCGCCCTGTCGTTAGAGCGGATCGGCGCGACAGGATTCGCGCCGCGGCCGGCCGAGGAGTCGCTGCGGTCCTACCTGGCCGGGTGGGCCGGGCTCGAATGA